From the genome of Spirosomataceae bacterium TFI 002, one region includes:
- a CDS encoding 23S rRNA pseudouridine955/2504/2580 synthase produces the protein MNLEKFKKAPKNLTFKDLIIFENDNFIAINKPPFISSLDERTEDKTASIIRLAKEEFEDIQLCHRLDKETSGVLILAKNPEAYRHMAIQFEQREVTKTYHAVANGQHNLDSISVFLPIAINKGSTQVRIDKRKGKIAETIFFTEKVYGHHTLIRCHPISGRMHQIRVHLMCLEAPIVCDPTYGGADIFLSKIKRNFNLKENDDELPLIKRVALHAYEIQFKDLNGEVLKITAPYPKDFDVLIKQLDKYSS, from the coding sequence ATGAATCTAGAAAAATTCAAAAAAGCCCCAAAGAACCTGACTTTCAAAGACCTTATAATCTTTGAAAACGATAATTTCATTGCGATTAACAAGCCGCCATTCATTTCCTCACTTGATGAGCGAACAGAAGATAAAACTGCAAGTATCATCCGACTTGCAAAAGAGGAGTTCGAAGACATTCAACTCTGTCATAGGTTAGACAAAGAGACCTCTGGAGTTCTTATTTTGGCAAAAAATCCTGAAGCGTACAGGCACATGGCTATTCAGTTTGAGCAACGAGAAGTTACTAAAACCTACCATGCTGTGGCAAATGGGCAACATAATTTAGATAGTATTTCTGTTTTTCTTCCTATTGCTATCAATAAGGGCTCTACTCAAGTTAGGATTGACAAAAGAAAAGGTAAAATAGCCGAAACGATCTTCTTTACAGAAAAAGTCTATGGTCATCACACCTTAATTCGATGCCATCCAATTTCAGGAAGAATGCACCAAATCAGGGTTCACCTTATGTGCCTAGAAGCACCCATTGTTTGTGATCCCACTTATGGTGGTGCCGATATTTTTCTTTCCAAAATTAAAAGGAACTTCAACCTTAAAGAAAATGATGATGAATTACCACTTATCAAGAGGGTAGCTCTACATGCTTACGAAATTCAATTCAAGGACTTGAATGGTGAGGTTTTAAAAATCACAGCTCCCTATCCCAAAGACTTCGATGTGTTGATCAAGCAATTGGACAAATACTCAAGCTAA
- a CDS encoding Protoporphyrinogen oxidase gives MGTKKKVAIIGGGLSGLSAAIYLQKQSIGFDIYEASNKLGGRVSTELVEGFKLDKGFQVFLNSYDEALALIDFEKLDLAKAASGAMINNGETWAKFGNPLKKLSDAFPTLLSGIGNLKDKYLVFRLSREVSRLSQEDIQKEENLSTLDFLRKYGFSNGMISNFFKPFFGGVFLDFELKTSSRLFLYLFKKFNEGDATLPSGGMEAIVKAMVKLLPTSSIHLNTKVDLENTGDYLSTIVAVNESALSVKKQPTYNKTSCFYFSCDTVSFQNTSYLHLNPTGGLIRHVCFLNRIQPTYAPKGKDLLSVTVSYDEKLAAKNVEIELSILFENQLEGLKFLKVYHIPEALSFYDGEMKGVHKNTVGQIVCGDHTLYPSINGALKSGRLAAEMAIADLA, from the coding sequence ATGGGTACAAAAAAGAAAGTTGCAATCATTGGAGGTGGGTTATCTGGTCTTTCTGCAGCAATATATTTGCAAAAACAATCAATCGGTTTTGACATTTATGAAGCTTCAAATAAGCTCGGTGGCCGAGTGTCAACTGAGTTAGTAGAAGGTTTTAAACTGGATAAAGGTTTCCAAGTGTTCTTAAATTCTTATGACGAGGCTTTGGCACTTATAGACTTCGAAAAACTTGATTTAGCTAAAGCTGCTTCTGGTGCTATGATTAATAACGGTGAGACTTGGGCGAAATTTGGCAATCCATTGAAAAAACTGTCTGATGCATTTCCAACGCTTTTATCGGGAATTGGGAATTTGAAAGATAAATATCTGGTATTTAGATTGAGTAGAGAGGTTTCAAGGCTTAGTCAGGAAGATATTCAAAAAGAAGAAAATTTATCAACGCTAGATTTCTTAAGAAAATATGGTTTCTCAAATGGAATGATTTCTAATTTCTTCAAACCTTTCTTTGGAGGCGTTTTTCTGGATTTTGAACTGAAGACTTCTTCTAGACTTTTTTTGTATTTGTTCAAAAAGTTTAATGAAGGTGATGCTACATTACCTTCTGGTGGAATGGAGGCGATTGTAAAAGCAATGGTAAAGCTATTACCTACCAGTTCAATTCATCTCAATACAAAAGTAGATTTGGAAAATACGGGTGATTACTTGTCTACAATAGTTGCGGTAAATGAATCAGCATTGTCGGTAAAAAAGCAACCTACTTACAATAAGACTTCTTGCTTTTACTTTTCATGTGATACTGTTTCATTTCAGAATACTTCATATTTGCACCTCAACCCTACAGGAGGTTTGATTCGGCATGTATGTTTTTTGAATAGAATTCAGCCCACTTACGCTCCCAAAGGAAAAGATTTGCTTTCTGTGACGGTAAGTTATGATGAAAAGTTAGCAGCAAAGAATGTGGAAATTGAGTTATCAATACTTTTTGAAAATCAACTGGAAGGCTTGAAGTTTTTAAAAGTATATCATATACCAGAAGCATTGAGCTTCTATGATGGAGAAATGAAAGGCGTACACAAAAATACTGTTGGACAAATAGTATGTGGTGATCACACTCTATATCCTAGTATAAATGGAGCTTTGAAATCAGGAAGATTAGCTGCCGAAATGGCTATTGCAGACTTAGCTTGA
- a CDS encoding NAD+ kinase, whose translation MKIAIHGREFKAESKSLVQEVFDELVKREIDFSISKSFRNILAQADIKLENQKTYIKTIETADCEVMLSLGGDGTFLETVAHVGATEIPILGINFGRLGFLTAVQPSQIKETVANLQSHNYTLDERTLLHADSEMKLFEKGTNFALNEIAISKTDTSSMIIIHAYINGEFLNSYWADGLMVATATGSTGYSLSCGGPLVMPHSDNFIITPICPHNLFVRPMVVSNTSVISLKVESRSNNYLVSMDSRAKIIGDVDSEITIQKEDFKARMVIMEGSNFLGTLREKLGWGKDVRNRTTIPSSE comes from the coding sequence ATGAAAATCGCAATTCACGGTAGGGAGTTTAAAGCAGAATCAAAATCTCTTGTTCAAGAAGTCTTTGATGAACTAGTTAAGAGGGAAATTGATTTTTCGATCTCCAAATCCTTTCGAAACATATTAGCACAAGCTGATATCAAACTTGAAAATCAGAAAACTTATATCAAAACCATAGAAACAGCAGACTGCGAAGTCATGCTTAGTCTGGGAGGTGATGGTACTTTTCTTGAAACAGTGGCCCATGTTGGAGCTACAGAAATCCCAATTCTGGGAATAAATTTTGGTAGACTTGGATTTCTCACTGCTGTGCAACCTTCTCAAATAAAGGAAACAGTAGCAAATTTACAATCTCATAACTACACTTTAGATGAGCGAACTCTCCTCCACGCAGATTCTGAAATGAAACTTTTTGAAAAAGGCACGAACTTTGCACTAAATGAAATAGCAATTTCGAAGACCGATACTTCTTCGATGATTATAATTCATGCCTACATAAATGGAGAGTTTTTAAACTCATACTGGGCAGACGGATTGATGGTAGCAACCGCAACAGGATCAACTGGCTATTCGCTTAGTTGTGGAGGTCCGCTGGTTATGCCACATTCTGATAACTTTATAATCACACCAATTTGTCCTCATAATTTATTTGTGAGACCAATGGTAGTATCAAACACAAGCGTTATTTCACTCAAAGTAGAGAGTAGAAGTAATAATTACCTGGTTTCAATGGACTCTAGGGCAAAGATAATTGGCGATGTTGACAGCGAAATCACAATACAAAAAGAAGATTTCAAAGCTAGGATGGTCATTATGGAAGGTTCCAATTTTTTAGGAACACTCCGCGAAAAACTAGGGTGGGGAAAAGATGTAAGGAATAGAACAACAATACCTTCATCAGAATAA
- a CDS encoding Pimeloyl-ACP methyl ester carboxylesterase — MTHKVKKEDEFSFIDEGSGPVLLVLHGLFGALSNFNEVVEGFKSQYRVLIPVMPIYDMPMRQASLEGLLGFIERFVAFKKLEDLTLLGNSLGGHVGLMYTLAHQENVKTLVLTGSSGLFENTMGGSFPKRGSYDYIKERVAYTFYDPETATKELIDEVFEITSSIPKCMNIVQIAKSAQRNNMADDLPKIKVPTCLIWGLNDTITPPQVGHEFNRLMPNSELFFIDKCCHAPMMERPGPFNAILERYLNSIDKKLVVQA, encoded by the coding sequence ATGACCCATAAAGTTAAAAAGGAAGATGAGTTTAGCTTCATCGATGAAGGATCTGGGCCAGTATTATTAGTTCTTCACGGTTTGTTCGGTGCATTAAGCAACTTCAATGAGGTTGTGGAAGGTTTTAAGAGTCAATATAGAGTACTTATTCCTGTAATGCCTATATACGATATGCCTATGCGTCAAGCCAGTTTAGAGGGGCTACTGGGTTTTATTGAAAGGTTTGTAGCATTTAAAAAACTTGAAGACTTAACGCTCCTTGGGAACTCCCTTGGAGGACATGTGGGCCTAATGTATACACTAGCTCACCAAGAAAATGTTAAAACATTGGTTTTGACTGGGAGTTCTGGGCTTTTTGAAAATACAATGGGTGGCTCGTTTCCCAAAAGAGGAAGCTACGATTATATCAAAGAACGTGTTGCATATACATTCTATGACCCAGAAACTGCGACTAAGGAGCTAATTGACGAGGTATTTGAAATAACAAGTAGTATTCCAAAATGTATGAACATTGTTCAGATTGCTAAATCTGCTCAACGTAACAACATGGCAGATGACCTTCCTAAGATTAAGGTTCCTACTTGCCTTATATGGGGTCTTAATGATACTATCACTCCGCCTCAAGTTGGTCATGAATTTAATAGACTAATGCCCAATTCAGAGTTATTCTTTATTGACAAGTGTTGTCATGCTCCTATGATGGAGCGTCCGGGCCCATTTAATGCAATTTTGGAGAGATATTTGAACAGCATTGATAAAAAGCTTGTTGTACAAGCATAA
- a CDS encoding GH3 auxin-responsive promoter, whose product MSILNDILSFFLKRRNERINFFKENPEQVQLDTFKSLILKAKDTEWGRKYDYRSINTYQDYISRVPVNNYEGIYPYIERTLKGERNILWPTKIEWFSKSSGTTNAQSKFIPVSSESLEQCHYQGGKDLIALYLESQPDSKLFDGKGLSIGGALHDNPFNSETQVGDISAVIMQNLPTWAEYLRTPPLNVALLDNWELKMEKMIEICSQENLTSILGVPTWTVVLLERIKEQLGIDNLLDIWPDFELFVHGAVNFQPYRELFKTSFFPSSQVNYMETYNASEGYFGIQDDLSLQGEMLLMLDYGVFYEFVPMDQMDSEFPNSLTIGEVELNTNYALIINTNAGLWRYRIGDTIKFTSLFPHRIKISGRTKHFINAFGEELIIENADTAITRACEQTGISVKDYTAGPVYMENSKKGGHEWIIETNNIGDKKNEFLKVLDESLCSLNSDYDAKRKNDMALLSPKIHFVTEGTFYNWMQKRGKLGGQNKVPRLSNHREFVDDIIQFCDLR is encoded by the coding sequence TTGAGTATACTAAACGACATATTATCTTTTTTCCTAAAAAGGAGAAACGAAAGAATTAACTTTTTCAAAGAGAATCCTGAGCAAGTTCAGCTTGATACTTTCAAAAGCTTAATACTCAAAGCAAAGGATACAGAGTGGGGAAGAAAATATGACTACCGAAGTATCAACACCTATCAGGACTATATTTCGCGAGTGCCTGTAAACAACTATGAAGGCATCTACCCTTATATAGAGCGTACACTCAAAGGAGAAAGAAATATCCTGTGGCCTACAAAAATTGAATGGTTTAGTAAATCATCTGGCACCACTAATGCCCAGAGCAAATTTATCCCGGTATCGAGCGAATCTCTTGAGCAGTGCCATTACCAAGGCGGCAAAGACCTCATTGCCCTTTATTTAGAATCTCAACCAGACTCAAAACTTTTTGATGGTAAAGGATTAAGTATAGGAGGTGCACTTCACGACAATCCCTTCAACTCAGAAACTCAAGTAGGAGATATTTCGGCGGTGATCATGCAAAACTTGCCTACTTGGGCAGAGTACCTAAGAACTCCCCCACTCAATGTGGCTCTACTAGATAACTGGGAACTCAAAATGGAGAAAATGATTGAGATATGCTCCCAAGAGAATCTCACGAGTATCCTTGGCGTACCCACTTGGACAGTAGTACTATTAGAAAGAATCAAAGAACAATTAGGCATTGATAACCTATTAGACATTTGGCCAGATTTTGAGCTTTTTGTCCATGGAGCGGTGAATTTTCAACCATATAGAGAGTTATTCAAAACCTCTTTTTTCCCTTCTTCACAGGTCAACTACATGGAAACCTATAATGCCTCAGAAGGGTATTTTGGAATACAAGATGACCTCTCACTTCAAGGAGAAATGCTCCTCATGCTAGATTATGGTGTTTTCTACGAATTTGTACCAATGGACCAAATGGATAGTGAATTCCCAAACTCGCTGACAATAGGCGAAGTAGAACTCAACACCAACTATGCCCTTATCATAAATACCAATGCGGGACTTTGGAGATATAGAATTGGTGATACTATAAAATTCACAAGTCTATTTCCGCACAGAATTAAAATTAGTGGTAGAACCAAGCACTTTATCAATGCTTTTGGAGAAGAATTAATCATTGAAAATGCAGATACCGCTATCACTCGAGCTTGCGAACAAACTGGCATTTCGGTAAAAGACTATACAGCTGGCCCAGTATACATGGAAAACAGCAAAAAAGGTGGGCATGAGTGGATCATAGAAACCAATAACATTGGTGATAAGAAAAATGAGTTTTTGAAAGTTCTTGACGAATCACTTTGTAGCCTTAATTCAGATTACGATGCGAAAAGAAAGAACGATATGGCCCTACTTTCGCCTAAAATCCACTTCGTAACCGAAGGCACATTTTATAATTGGATGCAAAAAAGAGGTAAACTTGGTGGTCAAAACAAAGTCCCTCGCCTATCGAACCATAGAGAATTTGTGGATGATATTATTCAGTTTTGTGATCTTCGCTAA
- a CDS encoding Predicted PurR-regulated permease PerM: MNQSRAVNFASVLLIIFMVIYGLHLLQDFFVPIIFASLLAFLLLPLTNFLEKKRIPRAISIVITLLFAFVVITFIVYLIVIQVRSFDEIIPMIVSKFEEWLELGQTFLNDRFALGQTELLAEGQKYLSEIVQNSSKLIGGTLSTTTTFLTNFSLIPLYVFLMLLYRDFMQSFLFKLFKGGNDEKIRVIVTKTKDVVQNYMSGLMLVILIVGTLNTLSLLLLGIDNALFFGFFAAFLVLIPYIGVAIGSLLPIVMALITKDSAWYAFGVAASFGVIQFLEGNFITPFIVGSKVSINSLVAIISLILFGTLWGIPGLILALPMTAILKVLFDSISFLKPWGYLLGDADHENLSTASDTDVSEDHKTE, encoded by the coding sequence ATGAACCAAAGTAGAGCTGTCAATTTCGCCTCTGTCCTATTGATAATTTTTATGGTTATTTATGGGTTACACTTGTTGCAAGATTTTTTTGTGCCAATCATTTTCGCAAGTCTACTTGCTTTCTTGCTGCTTCCACTGACAAATTTCTTAGAAAAAAAACGAATACCTCGGGCTATAAGTATTGTCATTACGCTGCTCTTCGCATTTGTGGTTATTACATTTATAGTATATCTCATTGTTATTCAGGTACGTTCTTTCGATGAGATCATTCCAATGATCGTATCGAAGTTTGAAGAATGGCTGGAGCTTGGGCAGACATTCTTGAATGATCGCTTTGCTCTTGGGCAAACAGAACTACTTGCAGAAGGCCAAAAGTACCTTTCTGAAATTGTGCAAAATAGCTCCAAATTAATAGGAGGGACGCTTTCTACTACCACCACTTTTTTAACCAACTTTTCGTTAATTCCGCTTTATGTCTTTTTGATGCTTTTGTATAGAGATTTTATGCAAAGCTTTCTTTTTAAGCTTTTTAAAGGAGGAAATGATGAAAAGATTAGGGTGATTGTAACTAAAACAAAAGATGTGGTTCAAAACTACATGTCGGGTTTGATGCTGGTCATTCTAATTGTAGGTACATTAAATACACTTTCGCTACTGCTACTTGGTATTGATAATGCTTTGTTCTTCGGCTTTTTTGCTGCCTTTTTGGTGCTTATTCCATATATCGGAGTTGCTATTGGTTCGCTTTTGCCTATTGTAATGGCATTGATCACCAAGGACTCTGCTTGGTATGCATTTGGAGTTGCTGCATCTTTTGGGGTGATTCAGTTTTTGGAAGGAAACTTTATAACACCATTTATAGTAGGTTCCAAAGTGAGTATTAACTCTCTCGTTGCTATTATTTCATTGATTCTGTTCGGTACGCTTTGGGGTATTCCAGGGTTGATTCTCGCCTTGCCTATGACAGCAATTCTGAAAGTACTTTTTGATTCTATAAGTTTCTTAAAGCCTTGGGGTTATTTACTAGGAGATGCAGATCATGAAAACTTGAGTACCGCTAGCGATACTGATGTTAGCGAAGATCACAAAACTGAATAA
- a CDS encoding two-component system, OmpR family, alkaline phosphatase synthesis response regulator PhoP, whose translation MKRILLVDDDEDIVELLTYNLEKEGYKVVSANNGQEAIEKAEDFSPELILMDIMMPVLDGIEAGRRIKSNDKLKSIHIIYLTARAEEFSEIAAFDAGADDFLTKPIKPRALMSRINAFFRREELKAATDEIMNIGGLTINRENYSVTKPDGSVIVLPKKEFEILFYLALKPNKVQSREKLLRKIWGKDVYVVERTVDVHIRKVREKIGDEYIKTLKGVGYMFPFES comes from the coding sequence ATGAAAAGAATTCTACTAGTTGATGATGACGAGGACATTGTTGAGCTTTTGACTTATAACCTTGAAAAAGAGGGCTATAAAGTCGTATCTGCCAACAATGGACAAGAAGCAATAGAAAAAGCTGAAGACTTTTCGCCAGAGTTAATCCTCATGGATATCATGATGCCAGTTTTGGACGGTATAGAAGCAGGTCGTAGAATTAAGTCAAACGATAAACTTAAATCTATTCATATCATTTACCTCACTGCAAGAGCCGAAGAATTCTCAGAAATCGCCGCTTTTGATGCTGGAGCAGATGATTTCTTGACAAAGCCCATAAAACCAAGGGCCCTCATGAGTAGGATCAACGCTTTTTTCCGTAGAGAAGAGCTCAAGGCTGCCACCGATGAAATCATGAATATTGGCGGCCTAACTATTAACAGGGAAAACTATTCGGTTACTAAACCAGACGGAAGCGTAATCGTATTACCGAAAAAAGAATTTGAAATCCTCTTCTATCTCGCTCTCAAGCCTAACAAAGTGCAGTCTAGAGAGAAATTACTTCGCAAAATATGGGGCAAAGATGTGTACGTAGTTGAGCGTACTGTAGATGTACACATTAGAAAAGTAAGAGAGAAAATAGGAGACGAATATATCAAAACGCTCAAAGGAGTTGGATATATGTTTCCATTTGAGAGTTGA
- a CDS encoding asparaginyl-tRNA synthetase, producing MQIKELLQQNPTEQIVEVKGWVRTKRGQAAFAFISLNDGSTINNIQVVADAEKIDAELIKKISTGASLCVTGKLVASTGSGQAVEVLATEIEIYGISDETYPIQPKKHSLEFLREKAHLRFRTSTFSAIFRVRHALAFAVHKYYNDNGFFYLHTPIISASDAEGAGEMFRVSTLDPLNPPKTEDGQIDYKEDFFERETSLTVSGQLEGELAALALSKIYTFGPTFRAENSNTTRHLAEFWMIEPEVAFYDLNDNMNLAEDFTKSVIAYAMEHCKDDLEFLNKRQADEDKSKPQNERNEMGLLEKLDFIVKNDFERLTYTEAIDILLNSTPHKKKRFKFDVKWGIDLQSEHERYLVEKHFKKPVILTNYPKDIKAFYMKLNDDGTTVRAMDVLFPGIGEIIGGSQREDNYDKLMGRIADGGIDPENIWWYLDTRKYGTTPHAGFGLGFERLVQFVTGMGNIRDVIPFPRTPGNAEF from the coding sequence ATGCAAATAAAAGAACTTCTTCAGCAAAATCCCACTGAGCAAATAGTGGAAGTAAAAGGATGGGTACGTACTAAAAGAGGGCAAGCAGCATTTGCTTTCATTAGTTTAAATGATGGCTCCACGATCAATAATATTCAAGTTGTAGCTGATGCTGAGAAGATTGATGCAGAATTGATAAAGAAAATATCCACAGGGGCGAGTTTGTGTGTAACCGGTAAGTTGGTGGCATCTACAGGCTCAGGTCAAGCTGTGGAGGTTTTGGCAACCGAGATAGAAATATATGGTATCTCAGACGAAACATACCCTATACAACCTAAGAAGCATAGCCTTGAGTTTTTAAGAGAAAAAGCTCACCTAAGGTTCAGGACAAGTACTTTTTCGGCAATATTTAGAGTGAGACACGCTCTGGCTTTTGCTGTACACAAATATTATAACGACAACGGTTTCTTTTATTTACATACGCCTATCATTTCGGCTTCGGATGCCGAAGGAGCAGGGGAGATGTTTAGGGTGAGTACTTTGGATCCATTGAATCCACCTAAAACGGAGGATGGACAAATAGATTACAAGGAAGATTTTTTTGAAAGAGAGACTTCCCTTACAGTTTCTGGTCAATTAGAAGGAGAATTAGCGGCTTTGGCACTTTCTAAAATTTATACTTTTGGGCCAACTTTTAGGGCAGAAAACTCAAATACCACTCGTCACCTTGCTGAGTTTTGGATGATAGAGCCAGAGGTAGCTTTTTATGACCTCAATGACAATATGAACCTTGCTGAGGATTTCACGAAAAGTGTAATTGCCTATGCCATGGAGCATTGTAAAGACGATTTAGAGTTTTTGAACAAAAGGCAAGCCGACGAAGATAAAAGCAAACCTCAAAACGAGCGAAACGAAATGGGGCTGCTTGAGAAGTTGGACTTCATTGTGAAAAATGATTTTGAGCGATTGACTTATACCGAAGCTATTGATATACTATTAAACTCTACTCCACATAAGAAGAAACGATTCAAGTTTGATGTTAAATGGGGCATCGACTTGCAGTCTGAGCATGAGCGATATTTGGTAGAAAAGCATTTCAAAAAGCCCGTAATCCTGACCAATTACCCTAAAGATATCAAGGCATTCTACATGAAGTTGAATGATGACGGTACTACTGTGCGTGCTATGGATGTGCTTTTTCCGGGTATTGGGGAGATCATAGGCGGTTCGCAGCGAGAAGATAATTATGATAAACTAATGGGTCGTATTGCTGATGGAGGAATTGATCCTGAAAATATATGGTGGTACCTCGATACCAGAAAATACGGAACAACTCCGCATGCTGGTTTCGGACTTGGTTTTGAGCGATTGGTTCAGTTTGTGACTGGTATGGGCAATATAAGAGATGTGATTCCTTTCCCTAGGACTCCTGGGAATGCGGAGTTTTGA
- a CDS encoding glycerophosphoryl diester phosphodiesterase has translation MAIAQNSFFEIQGHRGSRGLMPENTIPAFKRAIDEGVHTLELDVVISKDHKVVVSHDPFFNPDISSGPGGQAITESTQGNLFLINYKQIKKYDVGLRGNPNFPEQEKIKVSKPLLSQMLKDAEAYAKKKGVAPLLYNIELKSLEEEYNISQPAVDIFSDLAHNVIFKILPAERVTIQSFDFNILQHWRKKIDQGIYFEANLSALIEPMDNNDVDFNIDKLGFRPDIWSPYFLQLDEKRVAQLHKMGIKVIPWTVNEVKDMKAVKEMGCDGLITDYPNRAKELLP, from the coding sequence ATGGCTATAGCACAAAATTCATTTTTCGAAATTCAAGGGCATAGAGGTTCTCGCGGACTTATGCCCGAAAATACCATCCCTGCTTTTAAGAGAGCAATTGACGAGGGAGTACATACTTTAGAGCTCGATGTTGTGATCTCCAAAGACCATAAAGTGGTGGTATCTCACGATCCGTTTTTCAATCCCGATATAAGCTCTGGACCTGGTGGTCAAGCTATTACGGAAAGTACTCAAGGGAATCTCTTTTTGATCAATTACAAACAAATCAAAAAGTATGATGTAGGACTGAGAGGCAATCCTAATTTTCCGGAGCAAGAAAAAATAAAAGTAAGCAAACCGCTTTTAAGCCAAATGCTAAAAGATGCCGAGGCCTATGCCAAGAAAAAAGGTGTAGCTCCCCTACTGTACAATATCGAACTAAAAAGCTTGGAAGAGGAATACAATATCTCTCAACCAGCAGTAGACATATTCTCAGACCTTGCACACAATGTTATCTTCAAAATCCTCCCAGCAGAGCGTGTAACCATCCAAAGTTTCGATTTTAATATTTTGCAACATTGGAGAAAAAAGATAGATCAAGGAATATATTTTGAAGCAAACCTATCTGCTCTCATAGAACCTATGGATAATAATGATGTAGATTTCAATATTGACAAACTAGGTTTCAGGCCAGATATTTGGAGTCCATATTTTCTTCAATTGGACGAAAAAAGAGTGGCACAACTACACAAAATGGGCATAAAAGTAATTCCTTGGACTGTAAACGAGGTAAAAGACATGAAAGCAGTAAAAGAAATGGGTTGCGACGGGCTCATTACCGACTATCCAAACAGAGCTAAAGAATTACTCCCTTGA
- a CDS encoding two-component system, OmpR family, phosphate regulon sensor histidine kinase PhoR — MFLSPRWIALFLAIVITLFAVVFLSFVPDIGPVALIVSGISTFFVTFFSAFYTIDILVFKEVNTIYQNIQKLKIKDFDISKKSLLNSVNPLKNLNLEISKYVSQKQEEINELKRNETFRREFLADVSHELKTPIFAAQGFIHTLLDGAKDDPEVSTRFLKKAGKSLDGLDALVSDLVTLTQVESGDMKMQFLIVDLVLITKDIIDQLEGKAKKRGVKIKLRPKGISKCHVVADPQRIWQVMTNFIDNAIKYGKEGGIVIIEFDESKKKVQVTIEDDGPGIPKEDLNRIFERFYRVDKSRSRETGGTGLGLAIVKHILNAHNSTISVSSKIDSGTRFSFSLLKGDRQDDI, encoded by the coding sequence ATGTTTCTATCACCACGTTGGATCGCTTTATTCTTGGCCATTGTGATCACGCTTTTTGCGGTGGTATTCCTGAGCTTTGTACCTGACATAGGCCCAGTTGCACTTATTGTCTCTGGTATAAGTACCTTCTTTGTAACTTTCTTTTCTGCTTTTTATACCATTGACATATTGGTTTTTAAAGAAGTCAACACCATATATCAAAATATCCAAAAACTAAAGATTAAGGATTTCGATATTTCTAAAAAGAGCTTACTCAATAGTGTCAACCCACTGAAGAACCTTAATTTGGAAATTTCTAAGTACGTTTCTCAAAAACAAGAAGAGATCAACGAACTCAAAAGAAACGAAACTTTCCGAAGAGAATTCTTGGCAGATGTAAGCCACGAACTTAAAACTCCGATTTTTGCAGCACAAGGTTTTATACATACACTACTAGATGGAGCAAAGGATGACCCCGAGGTCTCTACTCGCTTTTTGAAAAAAGCAGGAAAAAGTCTTGATGGCTTGGATGCTTTGGTCAGCGACTTGGTCACACTCACCCAAGTAGAAAGTGGCGATATGAAAATGCAATTCTTGATCGTTGACCTTGTTTTAATCACAAAAGACATCATTGACCAACTAGAAGGAAAAGCCAAAAAGAGAGGAGTAAAAATAAAACTTAGGCCAAAAGGAATTTCAAAATGTCACGTTGTAGCCGATCCACAGCGAATATGGCAAGTGATGACAAACTTTATTGACAATGCAATTAAATATGGGAAAGAGGGTGGCATTGTCATTATTGAGTTTGATGAATCTAAGAAAAAAGTACAAGTAACTATAGAAGATGATGGTCCCGGCATTCCAAAAGAAGACCTCAACAGAATATTTGAGCGTTTTTACCGAGTTGATAAGAGCCGCTCTCGTGAAACAGGTGGTACAGGACTAGGTTTGGCCATTGTAAAACACATTCTTAATGCACACAACTCCACGATTTCGGTTTCTTCAAAAATTGATAGTGGAACACGCTTTTCTTTCAGTTTGTTGAAAGGAGATCGACAAGACGATATATGA